One Deltaproteobacteria bacterium genomic region harbors:
- a CDS encoding TatD family hydrolase, protein MHMFVDSMAHLTDTRISDISMLLERAHAVGITHVIHAGIDPYDDPLLPAGLPASPKILKAFGIHPMAVGRRSLSQQLQQLEQRASEKGMVAIGEIGLDRREGMPNISLQLEAFKEQLQLAHQLQLPVIIHCVKATGLLLNALQETGCVKDIAGVWHGYSGSPDLVSQIENTGLHISIGGMVTNEKAKNCQRSAARISPERLLIESDTPDHAPLGWPSKLSEPAALETTVKKLSELRQESVEVIKNHTSHNAQLLFNLKEFT, encoded by the coding sequence ATGCACATGTTTGTCGATTCCATGGCCCACTTAACCGATACTCGGATCTCAGACATCTCGATGCTCCTAGAGAGAGCTCATGCTGTGGGAATCACGCATGTCATTCATGCTGGAATCGATCCCTACGATGACCCCTTATTGCCCGCAGGTTTACCTGCAAGTCCGAAGATCCTGAAAGCTTTTGGCATCCACCCGATGGCGGTTGGCCGAAGAAGTTTGAGTCAGCAGCTTCAGCAGCTTGAGCAACGAGCCTCGGAAAAAGGTATGGTTGCCATCGGTGAAATTGGATTGGATAGGCGTGAGGGGATGCCTAACATTTCCCTCCAACTTGAAGCTTTCAAAGAGCAATTGCAACTGGCCCATCAACTGCAACTTCCGGTCATCATCCATTGTGTTAAAGCCACTGGTCTGCTTCTCAATGCGCTTCAAGAGACCGGCTGCGTAAAAGACATCGCCGGAGTGTGGCATGGGTACTCAGGATCGCCAGACCTTGTATCTCAAATAGAGAATACAGGCCTTCATATAAGCATTGGTGGAATGGTCACCAATGAGAAGGCAAAAAACTGTCAGCGGTCAGCGGCTCGAATCTCTCCAGAGCGCCTCCTGATAGAAAGCGATACACCAGATCATGCTCCTCTCGGTTGGCCCAGTAAGTTGAGTGAGCCGGCCGCACTAGAAACAACAGTAAAAAAGCTGAGTGAACTTAGGCAAGAGTCGGTAGAAGTCATAAAGAACCACACATCTCATAACGCACAGCTTCTATTTAATTTAAAAGAATTTACTTAG
- a CDS encoding C26 family cysteine hydrolase domain-containing family (Members of this family of hydrolases with an active site Cys residue belong to MEROPS family C26.), with protein sequence MKKVLVFQHVPYEILGTLDPLLRAAGYRIRYVNFGREPDAEPDIEKYQGLVVLGGPMNVDMVEKYPHLKTEVRLIKRAMEQGIPILGICLGAQLIAKTLGAKVSKNPEKEIGWYDISLTDAGKDDPLMRHLEGTRSIFEWHSDTFGLPEGAVHLASGTSCVNQAFRYGDNVYGFQFHMEVDQPLVERWLNTPVYQAEIAQTDGKIVPDRIREQTQEKIGDLNKLSTEVFGEFLNLMGRRKRFTRLGSM encoded by the coding sequence ATGAAGAAGGTTCTTGTTTTTCAACACGTCCCCTATGAGATATTAGGCACTCTGGACCCGTTGCTTAGGGCAGCTGGTTACAGAATTCGTTATGTGAATTTTGGGCGAGAACCCGATGCTGAGCCCGATATCGAAAAGTATCAAGGGTTGGTCGTCTTGGGCGGCCCGATGAATGTGGACATGGTTGAGAAATACCCACATCTAAAAACTGAGGTCCGATTAATCAAGCGAGCCATGGAGCAGGGGATACCCATTCTGGGGATTTGTTTGGGTGCTCAGCTCATTGCCAAGACACTGGGCGCAAAAGTTTCGAAGAACCCAGAAAAAGAAATTGGCTGGTATGATATTTCGCTTACGGATGCAGGGAAGGATGATCCCCTTATGAGGCATCTTGAAGGCACCCGTAGTATCTTTGAATGGCACAGTGATACCTTCGGCCTTCCAGAGGGGGCTGTGCACCTCGCGTCGGGAACGAGTTGTGTCAATCAAGCATTTCGCTATGGTGATAACGTATACGGATTTCAGTTTCACATGGAAGTGGACCAGCCCTTGGTTGAGCGCTGGTTGAATACGCCTGTTTACCAAGCAGAGATAGCTCAGACCGATGGTAAAATCGTTCCAGATCGAATCCGTGAACAAACCCAAGAAAAGATAGGCGATCTGAACAAGCTCAGCACTGAGGTGTTTGGTGAGTTCTTAAATTTGATGGGCCGTCGAAAGCGCTTTACTCGCCTTGGCTCGATGTGA
- a CDS encoding 4,5-dioxygenase — protein MTVQEDYHAHVYFDASSKDTIETVQEGLRAHFGTRIRVSSLREKPVGPHPLPMFEVIFPTQEHDAVRQWLVDNRLGHDILMHPVMENDLLAHQEFADWLGQTLPLDYSVLS, from the coding sequence ATGACGGTTCAAGAAGACTATCACGCCCATGTTTACTTCGACGCGTCTTCCAAAGACACCATTGAAACTGTTCAAGAGGGGCTGCGGGCCCATTTTGGGACACGCATACGCGTCAGCAGTCTGCGTGAAAAACCAGTCGGACCCCACCCGCTGCCCATGTTTGAGGTTATTTTCCCAACCCAAGAACATGACGCAGTGAGACAATGGCTGGTCGATAACCGCTTGGGTCATGATATTTTGATGCACCCCGTCATGGAAAACGATCTGCTTGCTCATCAAGAATTTGCCGACTGGTTAGGTCAAACACTTCCATTAGACTATTCAGTTCTAAGCTAA
- a CDS encoding TetR/AcrR family transcriptional regulator yields the protein MQKLVADGQVTDPKSARGKLLTEAAHLFRIKGYDRTTVRDLAAALGIQSGSLFHHYKSKEEILKAVMRETIIINTSRLRVAKSQSESHSQELYCLILEELASIQGERSDALTVLVHEWRTLSDDVRSELMVLRNQYEAVWQETLVPLHKAGKLADDPLIIRRLLIGALAWTTNWFRAEGNLTLDELAQKALNLITKQ from the coding sequence ATTCAGAAATTGGTCGCAGATGGTCAAGTGACCGACCCCAAAAGCGCGCGCGGAAAACTGCTCACAGAGGCGGCCCACCTCTTCCGAATTAAGGGATATGACCGAACTACAGTGCGGGATTTGGCAGCTGCACTGGGCATTCAATCCGGCAGTCTCTTTCATCACTACAAGTCTAAGGAAGAGATTCTTAAGGCGGTGATGCGCGAGACGATTATCATTAATACCTCACGGCTACGCGTCGCTAAGTCTCAATCCGAATCACATTCACAAGAGCTATATTGCCTCATTCTCGAAGAGCTTGCCTCTATCCAAGGTGAAAGAAGCGATGCACTCACAGTGCTCGTTCACGAGTGGCGAACTCTTTCCGACGACGTGCGGTCCGAGCTCATGGTCCTTCGCAACCAATACGAAGCCGTTTGGCAAGAAACGCTGGTGCCCTTACACAAAGCAGGGAAGCTAGCAGATGACCCATTGATCATCCGGCGACTATTGATTGGAGCGTTGGCCTGGACCACCAATTGGTTTCGTGCCGAAGGGAACTTAACCTTGGATGAACTTGCGCAAAAGGCGCTCAACCTCATCACTAAACAATAG
- a CDS encoding DUF3050 domain-containing protein, which produces MSTNPSQPIIEQLKLNGGAGSEAVLTRLRKLYTHPMGSQMNCIDDVRIFMEHHVWAVWDFMSLLGSCQAALTPSRFPWQPIEDPEGGRIITEIGLEELTDQHPDGHYVSHFELYLEAMEKAGANQKPILHFLEELKTGKPWPKALDNLQVKRRSIFSGTKQKLTAPLEAIEFTRSTLEICESPLNRRVAAFTLGRETVLPTLFQKALNLIATVPTATGMQERADLSMLKYYLDRHIELDGDTHGPMCARLFTRYCMKDAATKSDSFYTLCEVIDQRIALWDAVEKRMNESKEKHLAIVEELPERQATLTKLTSSQGE; this is translated from the coding sequence ATGTCGACCAATCCATCACAACCCATCATAGAGCAGCTCAAGCTCAATGGCGGCGCAGGCAGCGAGGCTGTCCTCACACGCCTTCGCAAGCTCTATACCCATCCCATGGGCTCCCAGATGAACTGTATCGATGATGTTCGGATCTTCATGGAACACCACGTGTGGGCGGTATGGGATTTCATGTCGCTTTTGGGTTCCTGCCAAGCAGCGCTCACTCCAAGTCGTTTCCCATGGCAACCGATCGAAGACCCCGAGGGCGGTCGCATCATTACCGAAATTGGTCTTGAAGAGCTGACGGATCAACACCCGGATGGACATTACGTAAGCCACTTCGAGCTTTACCTCGAAGCGATGGAGAAAGCGGGCGCAAACCAGAAGCCTATCCTCCATTTCCTAGAGGAGCTCAAAACTGGCAAGCCATGGCCTAAGGCCCTTGATAATCTCCAAGTCAAACGACGTTCCATATTCTCTGGAACCAAACAAAAACTCACGGCGCCTCTCGAAGCCATTGAGTTTACCCGTTCCACACTTGAGATCTGTGAAAGCCCTCTTAATCGTAGGGTTGCGGCATTTACATTAGGCCGCGAAACAGTTCTTCCAACGCTCTTCCAAAAAGCACTCAACCTAATTGCCACCGTGCCTACAGCAACCGGTATGCAAGAGCGCGCCGACTTATCCATGTTGAAATACTATTTGGACCGCCATATCGAATTGGATGGAGATACCCACGGACCAATGTGCGCGCGACTCTTTACACGGTATTGCATGAAAGATGCAGCAACCAAATCAGACTCATTCTACACACTCTGTGAAGTCATCGATCAACGAATCGCATTATGGGACGCAGTAGAAAAAAGAATGAATGAGAGCAAAGAGAAGCATCTGGCAATTGTGGAAGAATTGCCAGAACGTCAGGCCACTCTAACCAAGCTCACATCGAGCCAAGGCGAGTAA
- a CDS encoding SMP-30/gluconolactonase/LRE family protein, which translates to MAKWVKFALALLIGVGAYLAFWPTGISPLAWDAPSAPELRGNFQANNLLEQVEHLGVGQGKAGEDVAVDEQGRIYTGYNDGRIVRFSPDGQSSETLVNTQGRPLGLDFDNSGNLIIADADRGLLSLSPDGVLKTLTTGTASHQLVFTDDVDVAPDGKIYFSDASYKYDRHHLMKDVLEHRPNGLLLRYDPELKTTEILLRDLYFANGIAVSNDNTFVLIAETTAYRIHKYWLTDNHEPAHEVIIDNLPGMPDGISTGQAGRFWFPLVLLRNPILDKLSNSPRLREVVLRIPQFLQPKGQSYGFVVGIDGEGKVLHNLQGRPPKALAPISSVEEVGDQLYLGTLAADSIGRLPLP; encoded by the coding sequence ATGGCGAAATGGGTAAAATTTGCTTTAGCACTTCTCATCGGTGTCGGTGCCTATTTGGCTTTTTGGCCTACAGGCATCTCTCCTCTTGCTTGGGATGCCCCCTCGGCGCCTGAGCTTCGTGGTAACTTTCAAGCTAACAACCTACTGGAACAAGTAGAGCATCTAGGCGTAGGGCAAGGTAAAGCCGGCGAAGATGTCGCCGTCGATGAGCAAGGCAGAATTTATACTGGCTACAACGATGGTCGTATTGTTCGATTTTCACCTGATGGACAATCCTCGGAAACCCTGGTCAATACTCAAGGTAGACCACTTGGACTAGATTTTGATAACTCAGGTAACCTTATCATTGCCGATGCAGATCGAGGCCTGTTAAGCCTAAGCCCAGACGGCGTTCTCAAAACGCTCACCACGGGTACGGCATCTCACCAACTTGTTTTCACCGACGATGTGGATGTTGCTCCTGATGGTAAAATCTATTTTTCGGATGCGTCGTACAAATACGACCGTCATCATCTCATGAAGGATGTGCTGGAGCACCGCCCCAACGGCTTGCTCCTACGTTACGACCCGGAACTCAAAACCACTGAGATTCTTCTAAGAGATCTATACTTCGCAAATGGGATTGCGGTGAGTAATGACAATACTTTTGTCCTGATTGCCGAAACAACGGCCTACCGCATCCACAAGTATTGGCTGACCGACAATCATGAGCCCGCTCATGAAGTTATCATCGACAACCTTCCCGGTATGCCTGACGGTATTTCAACGGGTCAGGCGGGACGCTTTTGGTTTCCATTGGTTTTATTGAGAAATCCAATCTTGGACAAACTCTCCAACTCCCCCCGACTCCGAGAAGTCGTTCTTCGAATTCCTCAATTCCTCCAACCCAAGGGTCAGTCATACGGGTTCGTGGTGGGTATCGATGGAGAAGGAAAAGTACTGCACAACTTACAAGGTCGTCCACCGAAGGCCTTAGCGCCAATCAGCAGTGTCGAAGAAGTTGGAGACCAGCTTTATCTCGGTACCCTCGCCGCTGACTCCATCGGTCGTCTTCCCCTACCCTGA
- a CDS encoding SDR family oxidoreductase, with amino-acid sequence MGYHSVFRSDLFKDQTIIVTGGGSGIGRCTAHELASLGSHVVILGRKQDKLDRVAGEIQDDGGSVETHSCDIRDEVKVAETVGKIVKNRGQIHGLVNNAGGQYPSPIAAINQKGFETVVRTNLVGGFLMAREVFTQSMSTKGGSIVNITADHIRGMPGMAHSGAARAGMENFTLTSAFEWATFGVRVNAVAPGWIASSGMDTYDGPIKTLIPKLKDAVPLKRMGTESEVSGAICFLLSEAASFITGTTVRIDGAAPLGNSALWPLQSEAQNGNTFNGFHRAVTPDILKNGQAES; translated from the coding sequence ATGGGATATCACTCAGTTTTTCGTTCAGACCTTTTCAAAGACCAAACGATCATCGTGACCGGCGGAGGCAGTGGCATTGGCCGTTGTACCGCTCATGAACTGGCCTCTCTAGGCAGTCACGTCGTGATTCTTGGCCGCAAGCAAGACAAGCTAGACCGCGTCGCCGGGGAAATTCAAGATGATGGCGGATCGGTTGAGACGCACAGTTGCGATATTCGCGATGAGGTTAAAGTGGCTGAAACCGTCGGGAAGATTGTGAAGAATCGGGGCCAAATCCACGGCCTCGTCAATAATGCTGGAGGGCAGTACCCGTCTCCCATTGCGGCGATAAATCAAAAAGGTTTTGAAACAGTCGTTCGTACCAACCTCGTTGGTGGATTCTTGATGGCCCGTGAAGTGTTTACACAGTCGATGAGCACGAAGGGTGGCTCAATAGTCAATATTACAGCGGACCACATCCGGGGAATGCCTGGGATGGCTCACTCAGGAGCCGCCCGAGCGGGGATGGAGAATTTTACGCTGACCTCGGCTTTCGAATGGGCAACTTTTGGAGTTCGCGTCAATGCGGTGGCACCGGGTTGGATAGCCTCGAGTGGCATGGATACCTACGACGGTCCGATTAAAACTCTCATTCCTAAATTGAAAGATGCTGTCCCGCTTAAACGAATGGGGACCGAGTCGGAAGTAAGCGGTGCTATCTGCTTTCTGCTGTCTGAAGCAGCCTCGTTCATTACTGGTACAACGGTCCGAATCGATGGTGCAGCGCCGCTGGGTAACAGTGCGCTTTGGCCACTGCAATCGGAGGCGCAAAATGGGAACACATTCAACGGGTTTCACCGCGCAGTAACGCCAGACATTCTAAAAAACGGACAAGCGGAGAGTTAA
- a CDS encoding FHA domain-containing protein, with translation MRYQESQNNLLGASNSLAENRLAQKASLRIVVEESGSLPGIETGHVFELGNDTTIIGRDSRSDICLNDPGVSNRHLILNHTFGIPILENLSESITPIIEGSPLKPGDKRTLDRGSSTRLQLGDVLLNLQYKVLKPELGISAESGFTPISQPNIQPERPFLGIEWEHDRCHVRCKGRLVDLFPISARVLGLLCETPGAPVHKSEIRKLIGPAPQLEQQVTYIRRAFGNLVKAGMVTEDELRQFIGLSSAGPHLAALQTMPVATLLRYFIAAKRGFGYVIHIAPAHIATTGQPQYLMLQPAAPGFGMPAQPRAY, from the coding sequence TTGAGATACCAAGAATCACAAAACAATTTGTTGGGGGCTTCAAATTCACTGGCTGAGAACAGACTTGCTCAAAAAGCAAGCCTGCGCATCGTGGTCGAAGAATCGGGTTCATTACCAGGAATAGAGACAGGACATGTTTTTGAGCTGGGCAATGACACTACAATCATCGGGCGAGATTCGCGGTCCGATATTTGCCTGAACGATCCAGGCGTGTCCAACCGTCATCTTATTCTAAACCATACATTCGGTATTCCTATTTTGGAAAATCTATCCGAATCCATAACGCCTATTATTGAGGGTTCACCTCTGAAACCAGGTGATAAACGAACGCTGGACAGAGGCAGTAGTACCCGGCTTCAGCTGGGCGACGTATTACTTAACTTGCAGTACAAAGTGCTGAAACCCGAGTTAGGAATATCAGCCGAGAGCGGGTTTACTCCCATCTCACAGCCCAATATCCAACCTGAACGACCATTTCTCGGCATTGAATGGGAGCATGATAGATGCCACGTGCGCTGCAAGGGCCGCCTGGTAGACCTCTTTCCCATTTCGGCCAGAGTTCTTGGTTTACTCTGCGAAACACCCGGTGCCCCGGTTCATAAGTCTGAAATTCGAAAGTTGATTGGTCCAGCACCTCAACTAGAACAGCAGGTCACCTATATTCGCCGGGCTTTTGGCAATCTCGTCAAAGCAGGCATGGTCACCGAGGATGAGCTTCGCCAATTTATCGGATTAAGCAGTGCAGGACCTCATTTGGCAGCTCTGCAGACCATGCCCGTGGCAACGTTATTGCGATATTTTATCGCGGCAAAACGTGGTTTTGGGTACGTCATACATATCGCACCTGCGCACATCGCAACGACCGGACAGCCGCAATACCTTATGCTTCAGCCAGCTGCACCAGGATTCGGAATGCCCGCACAGCCCCGTGCTTATTAA